The Arthrobacter sp. NicSoilC5 genome has a window encoding:
- a CDS encoding peptidoglycan-binding protein yields the protein MDNEMRPLTDDELMSEQATALPDKEVASVLDLNADLDLGINAAAPIDLAVAANANVAAPIDAAASANILSFGSDAQALSSQDAAIDQGITADANADSTQDSVIGQGDGTADAGTTDAGTTDGGAGAGTDPTSTGGLTDAAGALNGNLLNVDVNLDADAAIAAPINGAVAANANVAAPIDAAVAANIGSIDSQAYAISDQSATISQHIDGAANAAAGQQSDLQQ from the coding sequence ATGGACAACGAAATGCGTCCCCTTACCGATGATGAACTGATGTCCGAACAGGCCACCGCCCTGCCGGACAAGGAAGTAGCATCCGTCCTGGACCTGAACGCGGACCTGGACCTGGGCATCAACGCCGCGGCCCCGATTGACCTGGCCGTCGCCGCCAACGCGAACGTGGCCGCGCCCATCGACGCCGCCGCGTCAGCCAACATCCTGTCGTTTGGCTCGGACGCGCAGGCTTTGTCCAGCCAGGACGCTGCCATTGACCAGGGGATCACAGCCGACGCCAACGCTGACTCCACCCAGGACAGCGTGATCGGCCAGGGCGACGGCACCGCGGACGCGGGCACAACCGACGCCGGGACCACGGACGGCGGGGCAGGCGCCGGGACGGATCCCACCAGCACCGGTGGCCTGACCGACGCCGCCGGTGCACTGAACGGGAACCTGCTCAACGTGGACGTCAACCTCGATGCCGACGCCGCCATTGCAGCCCCCATCAACGGTGCCGTCGCGGCGAACGCCAACGTTGCAGCCCCGATCGACGCGGCCGTGGCCGCCAACATCGGCTCCATCGACAGCCAGGCGTACGCCATCTCGGACCAGAGCGCCACCATCTCGCAGCACATCGACGGCGCCGCCAACGCCGCGGCCGGCCAGCAGTCCGACCTGCAGCAGTAA